The Sulfolobus sp. A20 genomic interval AAGTACTCTCGGAGTCATAGTCCTATTTATAAGAGCTGTTAACCTCATAGCGATATCTTGCATTAAAGCATCCTTAACTGTATTATACATGGCGAAACCTACAGCTCTCCTGTTTCCCGCCCCTTGAATGTAGCTTAGACTGAACCCTGCCAACCAAGGATTATGATTTACTATGTTATTCGCAGAAAGTAGCTCAAAGTTATCGAACGTGTATAGAAGGTTTTCTACGACAGTCCCTTTATATGCGTTCCTAAGGTCTGATATATTAGCTTGGTTAGTGTCAAAAGCTACAAAAAGGAAAGGATTATCTGTATTTTCCCTAATAGATCCTTGAGACAACAAGTAGTCTATAAAACCCCTAAGTAAAGCAGTCCCTACACCTCCTAGTCCCACTACGACATAATTTATGTTTGGTCTGACCACATCTGGCATTTCAGGCTTATTATCTAAAGAGGTAATGATTAGATCGGGATTCCTTAAAGCTGTGTTATATAGCTCTGTTGCCTTATTAATGTTATCGATTACTTCCTTTATCTCATTCTGAGAAGTATTAAGTTTAGAGTTTATTTCCTGATAGGCTTGTTGAACCGATGTAATCTTTAAAGATATCTCCTGGTATCGCTTACTTAGATTATTAAAATTATGATATTTCCTAAGATACATCAACACGGGAATAATTCCTAAAATTACTAATGCAATGAAAATAGCCATGTAAAGTAAAGAGTAGAATCCTTTATTCGATTCATAAGCGTTATTAATTATGTTATAGAGAGGAGGAATTATGAGAGGAGAGTTTGCAATAGAATATGCCAGCGAAATTATTAGATTAATTATCGTTATCACTTGTTCCCTCGTGGTAAGCTCCTCTGTAAGTAGCCATAACACAACATATTCCACTATCATTAATATTGCAATAGTAAATCCAATAATAGATAGACCAACCGGATTAAACAATGTACTCAGCACTAACATTACTTCTAAATTCCCAAATATACCAATACTCATGTGTACACACCCCCTTTTATTTAAGAATTATATGAGAACCGTAATATAAATATAGCTTTCATAAAAGAGTTCCAAATTACGTAAAATTGGAACTAAATTATCGTCTAAGATTTACTTCGGAGTTACTTTAGTGGCAATGTATATCTTTAATATTACTGTGCTTATAGTTACCTAAATAAAACTTACCTAATAACCTTAAATGATATTTACTTAAAACTAAATTAATGATGTTTAGATTTCATTCATATATTTGAAGATTGTTGAACTGCCTCACCTTAGAATCTAGAGTAGGCTTATGATATAATCCATTCTAGGTCTCTTACTAGGATCTGGATTAGTAGTGAGCAAAATAACCTTTCTAAAATTATCTGGATAAGCGGAAAGAGAGGCTATTAACCCACCACTATAATATCTCATGTACTTCTCCTCAGCTTCCTTCAAGATACTCAAGAACCTACTCCCATTCCTCACATAATCATCTAAAGCATCATCCATCAACTTAACCAACTCTGGGGATTAAAAGACCTCCTAGTCAAAGCCGTGTAAAGAGAAGCCCCAAAAGAGAACACATCCATTGATGGGTCAGCCCTACCAACTATCATAGCCTTAACTTGATCAATAGAACAATACTGCGAAGTATACTGAGTAACCCTCTCCCCAACCCTCCTAGCAGAACCCAAATCCCCCAACTTAACCTCAGCATTACCATTAACCAAACTATTATAAACCTCCTCACCAGTCCCACCCAAAGGCTTACGTGTGTGGACAACAATTTCATCCACCCCCATATTCCAACTTATGCTAATGGATTTCGAGTAAATTGTGTTGTAGAAGAATATTTTTAGCCATCTCGTTATTGTGTTTCTTGTTGAGTTCCATGTGAAGTCCATAATTGCTTTAGGCTTCTGAACACTTACTAAGCTTGCCAAAAGTTTCAACATCATGTTTTAACCAAGAGAATACCTTATAGCCTTATCGTGTAACTTTATCCCTCCAATTCTCAAGCTTAAGCGTGGAAACTACATGAGGAATTAGCCCAGACTCGTAATGCCTAACAACCCACCTCACCATTAACCCTCATCAACGAGCAAACGATCCCATGCTTAATATCAAGCTTAAGCTCATAATTAACATTAGCCAACTTATGAAGAGCAAGGTAGTGTGAGGTAATGAAGTCCTCAACTTGACAAGTAAGATGTTAAGGCTAATACAATCTCGTCCAAGGAATGAAACCTAGGCTTAAAAGGACAATTTGGGAAATCAAACCTGTTCATCTTCTTGCCATAATAAATAACTCGCCCTCACCCCAAAAACACTTTTCCACAATAAAGAAAATTCAATTTATATAAAAAACAGATCGTTGCACACGCATGAATTATATGTGAAAAACTTGTTTAATGATCTCAACTTAAATGAGTTCAATATTGTTTCATATCGAACAAAGAAGTCTTCGATGATATGTTTTAGCTTGTAAGTAATTTTAAGGAGGTGGTCACTTCCTTTTATACTCGAAAACATCGTTCCAACTAAAAAAATAATATGTGTTTTCAAGTATAAAGAGTGAGGTGTCGTTAATGTGAGAATAACGCTATTATTTTGAATTAACCGAATCTAATATTTAAAAGCGATTACTATGATATCTCTTTTTTAAATCAACTCATATATGTAGTATTGTTGTAAATGCAGAAAAAAGTGTGTATGGACAACAATTTGGTTGTTTTGATATGAATTGAATTTTCTTTAAAAGTATTTTGTGTGAGGCAACTCATCTATTGAGGCGAGAAGATGAATGGGCTTAATTTCCTAGTACTTAACTCAACGAGAAACACAATAGCAAGATGGCTTATTCTTCTGCAATATACTCTAAATCCATTGAATAAATAAAATTTTACAGTTAGATGAAGTCCACACACAGAAAGGTAACGCAAAAGGAGATGTTAACTAGGCCACTTATAACCCAACCGACTCTAAGTGACTCGATAAATAATTTGATTAAAAAGGGATATTTATCGCCTACGCAGATTAGAAGGTGTGTGGACAACAATTTGGTTGTTTTGATATAAATTGAATTTTCTTTATTGTGGAAAAGTGTTTTTAGGGTGAGGGCGAGTTATTTATGGGGGTGAGAATATCAATAGGTTTGATTTCCTCGCCCTCACCCAAATTATCTCTACCCTTTTAAAGTATATAAGTGTTAAGCCTAGGTTTCATTCCTTGGATGATATTGCATTAGCCTTAACCTCTTACTTGCTAGGCTTGTCAAGTTGGAGGACTTTATTACCTCACACTACCTTGCTCTACTATTTTCACAAGTTGGCTAATGTTAATTATGAGGTTAAGGTTGATGTTAAGCGTGGGGATTATTTGCTCGTTGATGAGACTAAGGTTTTGAGGGTTAATGGTGAGTATTACTACTTATGGGTTGTTAGGCATTACGAGTCTGGGCTTGTTGTGTTCTTCATGTTGACTAGTCTTAGGAGTGGTTTCCACGTTTATGTGATATTAAATGGTATTAAGCTTGAGAATTGGAGGGATAAGGTTATCTTCCTACACGATAAGGCATCAGTCTACAAGGCATTCTCTTGGTTCAATGCAAAACACGAGGTTGAAACTTTTGGCAAGAGAAGCTTAGTAGAACTAGTTTTTAGGAGCTTAAAACATAGGCTAGCAAGCATGGACTCACACTTCACATGGAACTCAACAAGGAACACAATAACGAGATGGCTAAAAATATTCTTCCTAATCTACAACACAATTTACTCGAAATCTATTAGCATAAGTTGGAATAAAATTGAATTTTATGGGGGTGGATGAAATTGTTGTCCACACACATTAGAAGTGATAAAAGGAAAGTTGAGTTAAGCCTTAAAGGAAAAGGCATTGAAGTAGTCAACAATTTGGAGGAATGTATTGTGAAGTTTCAGGGGGTATTAGACGGGATAAGCAATAAGAATACACTTATTGTAGGGCTTATGGAGATTGTAAAAATACTCTATCTCCACGGGTTTTTAGTTTCTTGTCGTTAGTACACTTACTCCCCCACCTCCGAAAAATCCCGGTAAAGGTTTTAGTTTCTTGTCGTTAGTACCTTTTTCCTTCTCTATTATAACCACTCACGTTGTTGTTGTCGTCGTTCTTCTTCTGCTCTACGTAAGACTTCTTCATCGGATATCATACATTGTTATTTTAAACATAAGTGTTTACGCTAATTTAAAATATCCTTATGGCGAAGAGCCAATTTATGTTAGAGACGGAATTGTAATAGAGAATAGTTCATTTAATATTTCTGTCTTAAACTATAACGATTCAACAGTGTCAGGTTCTTTCTATAGAGAGATTTTAATCAAGGCAACATCTGGGTATAACTATACTTACTTTTATGGAGCGTTTTTCTTAATACTCTTTGGAATATCAGCTTTCTTCATAGTTACTCCAGATGCTATGAAAATAATAAATAGGAATTCAATCAGAGGACCGCCCCCACCGACTAATATGACACAAATAAAGGTTAACTCCTTGGAGGACTTCATGAAAATGATGAGACACTACAACGCTAGAGCCATACGGTTTGATAGTGGATATTACTTTATACATGACAATGTAGTTTATTTGTATTCCTATAATTCATGATTTTTGTAGCAAAAATTAAGAACAATAATTTTTTATCGAGTAAGAATTAATATTTTTCCCTTTGTTTACGTCCTTCTTTGATTAGCCGTAATCTTTAAAAGGTTTGTCTAATATAAATATATATGCTTTTAAAGAAAAAGAGGAATAGCCTAGAGATAACTATTACCATGTTGGAAGCTTGTACAGATGGTATTAATAAGACAAAACTCATGTATAAGGTTAACCTCAGTACCAGACCCTTCAACAAATATTTAAATCAATTGGTAAAAAGCGGGTATATAAAAAGAGAAGGAAATTTGTACAAATTAACTGAAAAAGGTATGAAATATTTACAAAGAGCTAGGGAATACTTAGAGTTAGCTAAGAAATTAGAAGAGTTAAGGAAGGAGATTGATAAGTGATAAGCTAATAGTAAGAGGCTTATTTCTTTGACGGGAGAATTATCACTTATATTACAATTTCTTTTAAGTTTGATTCTGGCTATTTTATTGATGTCAATAATGAAAGAATATATGAAGATTTTAGAGGATAAGGAGAGAGAGATGAGTATGAAAAGAACTTTAGATTTTCTCATAGCTCTTACTTCAGTTTTAGGTGATAGTAATACTAGTAATCTCTTAGAGGAGATTTTAGTTTACATTACTACAATGAAGGGGGGAGATGTAAAAGCAATTTATGAGACTACCATTAAGAAGTTAAAACCAATCGAGAATGAGTTGAATTATGTTCTTGAAAAATCAAGAAAGATAGAAGAGGTACAGAAAATTTCAAAAAAATAAAATTATATGGTAATGTGGACAACAATTTCATCCACCCCCATATTCTAACTTATGTCGATAGATTTCGAGCAAATCGTATTGAAGAATATTTTTAGCCATCTTGCTATTGTGTTTCTCGTTGAGTTAGGTGAGTATTAGGAAATCAAACCCATTCATCTTCTCGCCTCAATAGATGAGTTGCCTCATACAAAATACTTTTCCATAATAAACAAAATTCAATTTATTTCAAAACACCAAATTGTTGTCCACACACAGAAGCTTAGTAGAACTAGTTTTTAGGAGCTTAAAACATAGGCTAGCAAGCATGGACTTTACATGGAACACAACAAGAAACACGATAACGAGATGGCTAAAAATATTCTTCCTAATCTACAACACAATTTACTCGAAATCTATTAGCATAAGTTGGAATAAAATTGAATTTTATGGGGATGGGTGAAATTGTTGTCCATACATCTTTTCTATGACATAGTTAATCGATATAGATTGGCTTAGGCTTGTCTAAAAATTAATCTTCTCTGCCTCAGCCTTTAGTCTATCTAACTCTGCAACCTTCTTCCGAAAATAGAAGTAATCACTCTTAACTGTTGAACCACGGTAAAAGAGAACAGTACCATAATCTACTGTAACAGTTGCTAACATGTTAATGCCCAAGTCAATAGATGCTATCTTATTACCTTTAGGTGTAGCTATCTGTGTCTTATCCCTCTCACCGTGAATTATGAGGGATTCCTTCATTGGTCTTTTGCTCTTCTTTGCAGTAACCCTACCTACGTCAACAGGGATATAAGCATAGAACTTGTTGCCATCAATGTGTACCTCTAGCCTGCCTTGTGTACCGTACCACCTTAGCCTTCCTGCAAGGGGTATCTCCATCTTCCAGTCCTTAAGGATTAGCAAGTGTTTCTCTTCGTCAACCTCATAACGGTCTTGCATAACTACTAGGATTAACTTCCTTTTCTTGTTATCTTTCCAATACCCCGGTGGTAAATATGACGAACGAATGGTGGCAGGCTGTCTTTATTCTTTAGCGACAAGAAGAATGAAGACCATGCTTCGTTGTTCTTTTGTAATACAGCTTGTACATCAGTTTTAAGAATATCCTTGTACTTCTCGTAGAATTTATTCCAAGTAGCTTTGAAGTTTACTTTTTTTCTGTTGGAAGAACTGTTGCCTTCTCTCATAGTTGACTTCATTCCACAACTTCGCTGAAACGTCTGCTAACTTCCTCAGTTTCTTTTGCTGTGCCCCACTAGGGAACAGTCTGACAGCTACGGTGCGAATGCTCTGGTATTGCGGGAGTAATGATCGGGCTCCTCATCTTCTTGAAGTTGACCAGAAGGGAGTGCCATAAGAAAAGGTGAGGAAAAGGAGTTTAAAAACCTTTACCCCGCCTTAAAAGGCGAGGTTTTCTTTTATAAGCTAAACCTATGCTAAACTAAATAGTTTTTTAGCATTCTCATAAAGTATTTTATCCCTTTCTTCCTTAGTTAAGCTTCCTACTATCTTAATGAATAACTCAGGTTTAGAAATCGGGAATGGATGATCTGTTCCAAAGACTACCTTCTCAGTTCCTACCCTTTCGACCAATAATTCGAACTCTCTATTGTCGTACATTACTGTATCATAATAAACACTCTTTAAAAGGTATTCACTAGGTTTAAATTTACTCCTTTTGCTCTCATATAACATGTCAATTCTACCTAGTTGGTATGGAATGAATCCTCCTCCATGTGGTATAATTATTTTTAAGTTATATTCTTCTAAACTCCCACTTATAGCTAGCTCACTCATCACAAACGTTGTCTCAAATGGATAGCTCACTATAGTACTAAGGGCCCCTTCATTAATTCCTAAATTCAAAGTTCCAGGATGTATAAAAATTGGTTTATTCAATGAACTAATTTTGCTTAGTAATGGCTTGAATTCGTCATTCGCAATACTCTTGTTTCCAACACCTGTCCCCAGAATAAATCCGTCTAAATTCAACTCTTTTATAGCTCTCTCCGCTTCCCCTATTGCCTCATCTACATCATTCAAAGGTAAGGTAGCTAGACCCCTCAATTCTTTATCATTGACTATTTTAACTAACTCATCATTACACGACTTAGTCAACTTCACTTCCTCATCCTTAGGTAGAAAATATGTCCAAGGAGGTGGAATTGAAAGGAAGATAGTGACGTCTTCACCTTTAACCTTATTCTTAAAATCCCTTATCTTATCTTCTAAATTCAGTAATAGGTCATTAACCACGTAAACTCTGTTATTTACTATTATACCATTAGGTGTTAAGACGTTCTTCTTCGAAAGGTAATCCATATAAACCTTGGGATAAATATGGGAATGAACGTCGATTATCATAAAAATCACATTAAAAGTCTAACTTCACGTTAAGCTTAGTATTCTCCTTAAAGTACTTTAACGCATAAAGTGCTATTTGCTCATCTTGTTCCCCAGTTCCTCCACTGACACCTATCCCTCCCACAACCTTACCATCAACTATTATTGGAAACCCACCTGGTAGTATAGTGAACTTTCCTAAGTTACTAAATTGTAGACCATAATTTACTTTCCCCGGATGAGCAGTTTCTCCGATTTGCCTAGTGGGCATTCCAACTGCCACTGCGGTAAATGCCTTTGATTGAGAAATCTCTATACTAATTAAAAACGCTCCTTCCATTCTATGAAATAGTATTGGTAGACCACTATCATCAGAAATAGCAATGCAAACCTTTATTCCCAACCTCTTAGCTTCAGCCTCAGCCCCTTCAGCCAAGATTTTAGCCTCGCTTAAGGATAACTTATTCGAGGTTATCATTGCGTGTTACATTAACGATGTCTAGGTTATTAAATCTTTTTGATAAACCGACTTCACAAAAAATTAAGAGATTTCCTCTAACTTTCCACTTCTCAATTTCTCCACATCATCAACTTTCTTCCTAATTAACCTCTTTATTACACTCTCCCTCAAGCTCGCATTCACTAACATAATGCCATTTATTACATTCCCCTTTAAGTAGAACCTTATCATTCCCCCTTTACCATCTGGACCTCTCTGAACTATATTGTCATATCTGTTTAAAACACCGTAGACCTTAAAGTTAAGCTTAGCATCAAACATCCTAGAGAAGAAGTAAGGTATCTCGTCGAATTTCTTCATCTCCCCTACCATATTATAACCAGCGATTTTGCCTTGTTTAACAGCAACGTCGTAGTGCTCAATCCTCATGTATTCATTATAGATAGGGCTGAGAAATCTTGCGACATCACCAGCAGAGAAAACTCCCTTCACGTCACTCTCCAAGTACTCATTCACGATTACCCCATTATCCACCTTTAAACCAGCATCCTTAGCTAAGGAATCGTTAGGAGATATTCCAACAGCCACAATGACGAGATCTCCCTTAATGATCTCCCCCTTATCAGTTTCTACACCAATAACCTTATTATTCTCGCCAATAAATTTACTTATCCTAGTATTTAATTTTAAATTCACACCCTTATCTAAGAAGTACTTAGTTATCCACGTAGCCATTTCCTTATCTAAAACCGCACCTAAAAGACTATCTAACATCTCGACTATAGTAACTTTTAACCCCTTTACGTTTAGAGCAGAGGCTAGCTCACAACCTATAAAACCCCCTCCTACAATAATAACGTTACCA includes:
- a CDS encoding IS6 family transposase, whose protein sequence is MYGGENINRFDFLALTQIISTLLKYISVKPRFHSLDDIALALTSYLLGLSSWRTLLPHTTLLYYFHKLANVNYEVKVDVKRGDYLLVDETKVLRVNGEYYYLWVVRHYESGLVVFFMLTSLRSGFHVYVILNGIKLENWRDKVIFLHDKASVYKAFSWFNAKHEVETFGKRSLVELVFRSLKHRLASMDSHFTWNSTRNTITRWLKIFFLIYNTIYSKSISISWNKIEFYGGG
- a CDS encoding winged helix-turn-helix domain-containing protein, which codes for MLLKKKRNSLEITITMLEACTDGINKTKLMYKVNLSTRPFNKYLNQLVKSGYIKREGNLYKLTEKGMKYLQRAREYLELAKKLEELRKEIDK
- a CDS encoding transposase, coding for MQDRYEVDEEKHLLILKDWKMEIPLAGRLRWYGTQGRLEVHIDGNKFYAYIPVDVGRVTAKKSKRPMKESLIIHGERDKTQIATPKGNKIASIDLGINMLATVTVDYGTVLFYRGSTVKSDYFYFRKKVAELDRLKAEAEKINF
- a CDS encoding amidohydrolase family protein translates to MIIDVHSHIYPKVYMDYLSKKNVLTPNGIIVNNRVYVVNDLLLNLEDKIRDFKNKVKGEDVTIFLSIPPPWTYFLPKDEEVKLTKSCNDELVKIVNDKELRGLATLPLNDVDEAIGEAERAIKELNLDGFILGTGVGNKSIANDEFKPLLSKISSLNKPIFIHPGTLNLGINEGALSTIVSYPFETTFVMSELAISGSLEEYNLKIIIPHGGGFIPYQLGRIDMLYESKRSKFKPSEYLLKSVYYDTVMYDNREFELLVERVGTEKVVFGTDHPFPISKPELFIKIVGSLTKEERDKILYENAKKLFSLA
- a CDS encoding heme-binding protein — encoded protein: MITSNKLSLSEAKILAEGAEAEAKRLGIKVCIAISDDSGLPILFHRMEGAFLISIEISQSKAFTAVAVGMPTRQIGETAHPGKVNYGLQFSNLGKFTILPGGFPIIVDGKVVGGIGVSGGTGEQDEQIALYALKYFKENTKLNVKLDF
- a CDS encoding NAD(P)/FAD-dependent oxidoreductase, with product METDYLIVGGGLAGGYASLSIREKDKNGKILLISEEKELPYDRVPLSKEFLLDKIAKEQLYITTREELESNAVNVELGRRVIQIDLSNRVAKLDNNEKVSFKKILISTGGSPRRLRIEGSNLDGIYYFRTLDDAERIKSKLSSVGNVIIVGGGFIGCELASALNVKGLKVTIVEMLDSLLGAVLDKEMATWITKYFLDKGVNLKLNTRISKFIGENNKVIGVETDKGEIIKGDLVIVAVGISPNDSLAKDAGLKVDNGVIVNEYLESDVKGVFSAGDVARFLSPIYNEYMRIEHYDVAVKQGKIAGYNMVGEMKKFDEIPYFFSRMFDAKLNFKVYGVLNRYDNIVQRGPDGKGGMIRFYLKGNVINGIMLVNASLRESVIKRLIRKKVDDVEKLRSGKLEEIS